The Candidatus Nanogingivalaceae bacterium DNA segment CTCAGAGAAACCCTTCAATAAAACATCTGCAGAAATCTTTTGGTGAGCCTTTTTAATATTCTCACTATGCATTTCGTCATCATTGGGGAAAAATTCAGCTAATTTTTGATCAAACCCAAATTTAACAACGTTCGAAAAATCTTTCGAAAACGCCTTCTTACCTAAAAGCGTATCATTTGCGTTTAAAACTACACTTTTAGTAGTATTTTCACCAATTTTCTTAAGAAGCTCTGCTGTGTAATCAATTTCACCAAACCGATCAAGTTGATCACGCATTACATTTAGCAACAATGAATAACGAGGTTTAACTAACTTAACAAAATGTGTCGCATGCGCTTCATCGAGCTCCAAAACAGCAATGTCCGCATTTAATTTACCCGTCCAGCTCGACTCTGAAAGAAGCGCAGCTCCAACACCGCGAACAAAATTCGAACCAGTCTTATTCGAAAAAACTTTCATTCCTTGGCTTTCGAGCAACTCAACAACCATTTTAGTTGTGGTAGTTTTTCCATTTGTTCCACTGACAACCACGACTCCGTGTTTCAAATTGCCCAGCATATTACCAATGAAATTTGGATTTATTTTTTCAACCACAAGGCCCGGTAGCGCAGACCCGCCCCCGCGTAATCTTGATACAAACTGAATAATTTTTCCAACTATTATCGAAATTCTATCTTTCATTATTTCCTCGGTTTCGTTATATTTGCATCTCTACCATAAAAAGGTAGTGCAATTTTATCGTTTTCATTATTTTTTAATTTTTCAAAAGCTTTTTGTCGCCAATCATCATTTTCATCTTCTTTTTTTATAGCAACAATCGGAATGTTTAGCCCATCTGCTAGAGTATTTGCGACTGAAGCACCAATCCTTAAACCGGTAAAGCTCCCCGGCCCAGCAAAAAAGCCAATTCCTTCCAAATCTTTATAGTCTTTTCCGATATTTTTGAGACTATCCTCTAAAAATTTTAGAATATCTCTCGACATATTTCTATTTAGCTCTTTTTCGAAACTATTTTCACCGAGCCAAATTCGGCAATTTCCCGTTGAAGTATCTAAAAATAAAATCATCTAACTTCCCTAACTTTAACCAATCGTTTATCCTCACTTACACTTTCGAAAATCAATTTCAAATGTTTTTCTGGTAAGATATCAGCCAGATCCCCAGCCCATTCTACTACTGTAATATTTTGTGGATCGCTTAAATTTTCAGCTAGCTCCATTTTCATAATTCCATAATCGTTCAACCTATAAAAATCGTAGTGCGAAAGCGTTAAATTATCTCCTTCATAAACCCTCGAAATAGTAAAAGTTGGGCTCTGTACCGTTT contains these protein-coding regions:
- the tsaE gene encoding tRNA (adenosine(37)-N6)-threonylcarbamoyltransferase complex ATPase subunit type 1 TsaE, encoding MKNFEREINSTEEMIEFGKEIGSNLEGGSVLELIGDVGAGKTTFTKGLALGLGVLETVQSPTFTISRVYEGDNLTLSHYDFYRLNDYGIMKMELAENLSDPQNITVVEWAGDLADILPEKHLKLIFESVSEDKRLVKVREVR
- the tsaB gene encoding tRNA (adenosine(37)-N6)-threonylcarbamoyltransferase complex dimerization subunit type 1 TsaB, translated to MILFLDTSTGNCRIWLGENSFEKELNRNMSRDILKFLEDSLKNIGKDYKDLEGIGFFAGPGSFTGLRIGASVANTLADGLNIPIVAIKKEDENDDWRQKAFEKLKNNENDKIALPFYGRDANITKPRK
- a CDS encoding DUF1727 domain-containing protein; protein product: MKDRISIIVGKIIQFVSRLRGGGSALPGLVVEKINPNFIGNMLGNLKHGVVVVSGTNGKTTTTKMVVELLESQGMKVFSNKTGSNFVRGVGAALLSESSWTGKLNADIAVLELDEAHATHFVKLVKPRYSLLLNVMRDQLDRFGEIDYTAELLKKIGENTTKSVVLNANDTLLGKKAFSKDFSNVVKFGFDQKLAEFFPNDDEMHSENIKKAHQKISADVLLKGFSEDSADIVWGGKVKRFNLKISGIHNILNLTAAVALVDEILKSENKKINKTKIISAAGKILPAFGRGEKIKIKGKTIEIMLVKNPAGFRINLKNFNPENYSTMIAINDNYADGRDMSWLWDVDFSVLKDAGVQEITGSRAYDMAIRLFHDAVPFEEENIDTDIHEAVKKFVADKSKNKRIYATYTAMLEIRKELSKMAEMEKIL